A single Seriola aureovittata isolate HTS-2021-v1 ecotype China chromosome 19, ASM2101889v1, whole genome shotgun sequence DNA region contains:
- the nfkbiaa gene encoding nuclear factor of kappa light polypeptide gene enhancer in B-cells inhibitor, alpha a has protein sequence MDVHRVSNHNQMDYNHDNMEPKHGKTLPCHEDRFDSGLDSLKEDELVNEFEEMNVDTLEHTTEEYEPWRNAVTDDGDTPLHLAVIHEATDHALQMIKLSRNHPFLNVQNHQRQTALHLAVITEQPQLVEKLLKAGCDPQLADDSGNTALHIACKRGSLACFGVITQNCQRHLTSILSFPNYNGHNCLHLASINGYISLVENLVKLGADINAQEQCSGRTALHLAVDLQNPTLVRCLLNLGADVNCLNYGGFTAYHLTYGRQNEEIRCQLYEKTPQELRQLPESDSDESDMEDLDLSEDELYDDIKFGK, from the exons ATGGACGTGCACAGAGTTTCGAACCACAACCAAATGGATTATAACCACGACAACATGGAGCCCAAACACGGGAAAACGCTGCCTTGCCACGAGGACCGTTTTGACAGCGGCCTGGATTCCCTGAAAGAGGACGAGCTGGTGAACGAGTTTGAGGAGATGAATGTGGACACACTCGAGCACACCACAGAGGAATATGAGCCTTGGAGAAATGCAGTGACTGACGATGGTGACAc gCCTCTCCACTTGGCCGTCATTCATGAAGCCACTGATCATGCCCTCCAGATGATCAAGCTGTCTCGCAATCACCCCTTCCTCAACGTACAGAACCACCAGAGACAG ACTGCCCTCCATCTAGCAGTGATCACAGAGCAGCCCCAGTTGGTGGAGAAACTCCTGAAGGCCGGCTGCGACCCACAGTTGGCTGACGACAGTGGGAACACGGCTCTCCACATCGCCTGCAAGAGGGGTTCCCTCGCCTGCTTCGGTGTCATTACCCAGAACTGCCAGCGCCACCTTACCTCCATCCTGTCCTTCCCCAACTACAATG GACACAACTGTCTCCACTTGGCATCTATTAATGGCTACATTTCATTGGTGGAAAACCTTGTTAAGCTGGGTGCAGACATCAACGCACAGGAACAATGCAGTGGACGGACGGCACTCCACCTGGCCGTGGATCTTCAGAACCCCACGCTGGTCCGTTGCCTCCTCAACCTCGGCGCCGACGTTAACTGCTTGAACTACGGCGGCTTCACGGCGTACCACCTCACGTACGGGCGCCAGAACGAAGAGATTCGGTGCCAGCTGTATGAGAAGACGCCGCAGGAGCTGAGGCAGCTGCCCGAAAGTGACTCAGATGAGAGTGATATGGAGGACCTGGACCTGTCAGAGGATGAG CTGTATGACGACATAAAGTTCGGAAAGTAA
- the brms1lb gene encoding breast cancer metastasis-suppressor 1-like protein-A has translation MPVHSREKKESNHEEMEVDFPEQDGSSTDEEDTVSSSVSEDGDSSEMDDEDCERRRMECLDEMTTLEKQFTDLKEQLYKERLSQVDIKLQEVMAGCAQEYLEPLANLQENMQIRTKVAGIYRELCLESVKNKYECEIQSACQHWESEKLLLFDTVQSELEEKIRRLEEDRHSIDITSELWNDGLHSRKNKKKDPFCPVKKKKPVVVSGPYIVYMLQDLDILEDWTAIRKAMASLGPHRVKVDVPAVKPDRHHHVARSEDGRLFYDSQWYCRGQAICINRKDEYPTSAIITTINNDEVWFKRLDGTKSKLYISQLQKGKYTIKHS, from the exons ATGCCGGTTCACTCCcgggagaagaaagaaagtaacCACGAAGAAATGGAGGTGGATTTTCCCGAGCAGGACGGCAGCAGCACAGACGAGGAGGACACCGTTAGCTCATCCGTGTCTGAAGATGGAGACAGCTCGG AGATGGATGATGAGGactgtgagaggaggaggatggagtgCCTGGATGAGATGACCACCCTGGAGAAGCAGTTCACTGACTTGAAGGAGCA GTTGTACAAGGAGCGTCTGAGCCAGGTGGACATCAAGTTGCAAGAGGTAATGGCTGGCTGTGCCCAGGAGTACCTGGAGCCTTTAGCCAACCTGCAGGAGAACATGCAGATCAGGACCAAAGTGGCAG GGATCTACAGAGAGCTGTGTTTGGAGTCAGTGAAGAATAAGTACGAGTGTGAGATCCAGTCGGCCTGCCAACACTGGGAG agtgagaagctgctgctgttcgaCACTGTACAGAGTGAACTGGAGGAGAAGATAAGAAGACTGGAAGAAGACAGACACAGTATTGACATTACCTCAG aGTTGTGGAATGATGGATTGCACTCAcggaaaaacaagaaaaaagaccCGTTCTGTCCCgtcaagaagaagaagcctgTTGTTGTCTCTG GGCCTTATATTGTTTACATGCTGCAAGATCTGGACATTCTTGAAGACTGGACTGCGATAAGAAAG GCGATGGCATCACTGGGGCCGCACAGGGTGAAGGTGGATG ttCCTGCAGTAAAGCCTGACAGACACCACCATGTGGCGCGCTCTGAGGACGGTCGACTTTTCTATGACAGCCAGTGGTACTGCAGGGGACAGGCCATCTGTATCAACAGGAAGGACGAGTACCCgactag TGCCATCATCACCACAATCAACAATGACGAGGTGTGGTTCAAACGACTGGACGGCACCAAGTCGAAGCTCTACATCTCCCAGCTGCAGAAAGGCAAATACACTATCAAGCACTCATAA